In Trichocoleus desertorum NBK24, the following are encoded in one genomic region:
- a CDS encoding DUF2997 domain-containing protein → MSSCLNHPTALSQSMETLEFVIYPDGRVLEKVTGIVGNSCAEVTAAIEAQLGQVLSHEPTSEFFAATVQQSATVSTQATFSEW, encoded by the coding sequence ATGTCATCCTGCCTGAATCACCCTACAGCCCTCAGCCAAAGCATGGAAACATTGGAGTTTGTTATTTACCCAGATGGTCGGGTCCTGGAAAAAGTAACTGGGATTGTGGGTAACTCTTGTGCTGAAGTTACCGCAGCCATCGAAGCTCAGCTGGGACAGGTACTCAGCCACGAGCCAACCTCAGAGTTTTTTGCTGCAACTGTGCAACAGTCGGCAACAGTCTCAACTCAAGCTACTTTTAGTGAGTGGTAA
- a CDS encoding DUF1257 domain-containing protein, with translation MSHFSQIKTQIRNLSSLEAALNDLGLEWKSGPQAVRGYRGQTTTADVAIEQKNGYDIGFSWNGSAYELVADLQFWQQNWSVDRFLNKVTQRYAYHTIVNEGAQSGFQVAEQQQNEDGSVRLVLQRWSA, from the coding sequence ATGTCACACTTTAGCCAAATTAAAACTCAAATCCGCAACCTTAGCTCTCTAGAAGCAGCCTTGAACGACCTAGGGCTGGAATGGAAGTCTGGACCTCAGGCAGTCAGAGGTTATCGTGGGCAGACCACAACTGCTGACGTCGCTATTGAACAAAAGAACGGTTACGACATTGGTTTTAGCTGGAATGGTAGCGCCTACGAGCTGGTGGCAGATCTGCAATTCTGGCAGCAAAATTGGTCTGTCGATCGCTTCCTGAACAAGGTGACCCAGCGTTACGCTTACCACACCATTGTCAACGAAGGTGCTCAATCGGGCTTCCAAGTTGCAGAACAGCAACAGAATGAGGATGGCTCAGTTCGTTTAGTGCTACAGCGTTGGAGTGCCTAA
- a CDS encoding ferredoxin, whose amino-acid sequence MSDFTSPFADPNSAHLSGEGQAELRTGLEPELGGNWRDASQRSGLEPELGGSFRQKGVYVDEITCIGCKHCAHVARNTFYIEPDYGRSRVIRQDGDSEDIVQEAIDTCPVDCIHWVDYTELRQLEEERKYQVIPLPGFPVDRAVIATNRRRQKLRIRRK is encoded by the coding sequence ATGTCTGACTTTACTTCACCTTTTGCTGACCCTAACAGCGCACACTTGTCGGGTGAAGGCCAAGCAGAGTTGCGGACTGGTCTAGAACCAGAACTAGGCGGAAATTGGCGCGATGCGTCACAACGCTCTGGCTTAGAACCAGAACTAGGGGGCAGCTTCAGGCAGAAGGGAGTCTATGTCGATGAAATTACTTGCATCGGCTGTAAACATTGCGCTCATGTCGCTCGTAATACCTTTTATATCGAACCCGACTATGGGCGATCGCGGGTGATTCGCCAAGATGGTGACTCAGAAGACATCGTTCAAGAAGCAATTGACACCTGCCCAGTAGACTGCATTCACTGGGTAGACTACACAGAACTCAGGCAGCTAGAAGAAGAACGGAAGTATCAAGTCATACCACTTCCTGGTTTTCCAGTTGACCGGGCTGTGATTGCTACTAATCGTCGTCGCCAAAAGCTGAGAATTCGCCGCAAGTAG
- a CDS encoding YiaA/YiaB family inner membrane protein: MQDMGSQVHSPGWIIQSWAAFVLAISTTAVGIVYLPADNWTKGFMGMGLAFSVGSTFSVAKTTRDNHEARKLAYKLDEARAEKLLKEHHPLA; this comes from the coding sequence ATGCAAGACATGGGATCTCAAGTTCACAGCCCAGGTTGGATTATTCAATCTTGGGCTGCTTTTGTTCTAGCAATTTCCACCACGGCAGTTGGAATTGTTTACTTACCTGCCGATAATTGGACCAAAGGTTTTATGGGGATGGGCTTAGCGTTCTCAGTGGGGTCTACATTTAGTGTGGCTAAAACCACTCGTGACAATCATGAGGCGAGAAAGCTAGCTTACAAACTGGATGAGGCCAGAGCAGAGAAGTTGCTGAAGGAACATCACCCGCTAGCCTAG
- a CDS encoding DUF4335 domain-containing protein produces the protein MPFLSTSVLRRYTPPTCTLEIVAQDSPLSRWAGRPLLRKLRFQLSLDDPRLPDAEQVSLRGDRFQLDELCEAVSAYVQSFLNQSPALISSGSRSSVAMLEAPTAVPPAIDLSAARSARAAAMSVVEPQSDASLSDQSGELASAAEAAAPPAPLVLESPRIFLQPQGLLSHRLHLGSLATESSNVITLSAIQLADLATALDDYATDTVVLPELSQRSWVPTLPAWAPTAAAVLLTAGVTAGVIKSLDQPTPALKTAVSFSNPQATGQQAMVPGQVPTGPLGVPAPPQTVPPPPPAGAIQSGIPTVPVPSTSAPNAIALAPVPPPPAGANSTAAPPNTNKPIASIPVESAPVALAPRFESAPQLEETAPASEPLPPAPTAAKLPNLESARSAAAPEEGDAGASSSLEAAQTPTADAASGSAFDGIPQVAEVRSYFEERWQPPEGLTQTLEYTILIGADGSIQRIVPLGQSAGDYIDRTGMPLVGEPFVTPIGGDQSPRVRVVLSPDGQVRTFLE, from the coding sequence ATGCCTTTTTTGTCTACCTCAGTCCTGCGACGGTATACTCCTCCTACTTGTACTCTAGAAATCGTTGCTCAGGATTCACCTCTGTCCCGCTGGGCAGGTCGTCCGCTCTTAAGAAAACTACGATTTCAACTGAGTCTTGATGATCCCCGCTTGCCTGATGCGGAGCAAGTTTCTTTAAGGGGCGATCGCTTTCAGCTTGATGAGTTGTGTGAAGCCGTCAGTGCCTATGTGCAAAGCTTCCTCAACCAATCGCCTGCCTTAATAAGTTCAGGATCGCGATCGTCTGTAGCAATGCTAGAAGCACCAACGGCAGTTCCACCTGCCATTGATCTGAGTGCAGCCCGATCCGCTAGAGCAGCCGCTATGAGTGTGGTAGAGCCCCAGTCAGATGCCTCATTGAGCGATCAATCCGGTGAACTCGCTAGCGCAGCTGAAGCAGCGGCTCCACCCGCCCCACTTGTGCTTGAATCTCCTCGAATTTTTCTACAACCTCAGGGGTTGCTGTCCCACAGGCTCCACTTAGGATCTTTGGCTACCGAGTCATCTAATGTCATTACTTTAAGTGCTATTCAATTGGCTGACTTAGCTACCGCTTTGGATGACTATGCCACCGATACAGTCGTCTTGCCTGAGCTGAGTCAACGCAGTTGGGTGCCAACTCTCCCTGCTTGGGCACCAACGGCTGCGGCTGTTTTGTTAACGGCGGGTGTGACAGCGGGTGTAATTAAGAGTTTGGATCAACCGACTCCTGCATTGAAAACAGCCGTTTCGTTTTCCAATCCGCAAGCAACAGGCCAGCAGGCAATGGTTCCAGGCCAAGTCCCGACTGGGCCTTTAGGGGTTCCCGCTCCTCCTCAGACGGTTCCACCCCCGCCTCCAGCTGGAGCCATCCAGTCAGGGATACCCACTGTGCCTGTGCCGAGTACAAGTGCGCCAAATGCGATCGCTCTGGCACCCGTGCCGCCACCCCCTGCTGGTGCTAACTCAACTGCGGCCCCACCTAATACCAATAAGCCGATCGCCTCAATTCCGGTAGAATCGGCACCCGTAGCGCTAGCACCTCGATTTGAATCTGCGCCGCAACTAGAAGAAACTGCACCTGCTTCAGAACCTTTGCCACCTGCCCCGACCGCTGCCAAACTTCCGAACCTAGAGTCGGCTCGCAGTGCCGCAGCTCCAGAAGAAGGAGACGCAGGCGCAAGTTCCAGTTTAGAGGCCGCCCAAACTCCCACAGCCGATGCAGCTTCTGGTTCAGCCTTCGATGGCATTCCCCAAGTTGCCGAAGTCAGAAGCTATTTTGAGGAACGCTGGCAGCCTCCTGAAGGATTGACGCAAACGCTAGAGTATACGATTTTGATTGGAGCAGATGGTTCTATTCAGCGCATTGTGCCTTTAGGACAGTCGGCTGGAGATTATATTGATCGCACAGGCATGCCTTTAGTCGGTGAACCGTTCGTTACCCCAATTGGAGGAGATCAATCTCCTAGGGTGCGAGTGGTTCTCAGCCCAGACGGTCAGGTTCGTACTTTCTTAGAATGA
- a CDS encoding DUF3038 domain-containing protein: MRSTVKSPASSRWEELPLPSQADSGQLDNIKAHLDLILLALEALAGIGSEAMLQAATDLNLEEMISDRVALWRLRQSSPLRKGQGGRKKLDVEEARSLVLISCHLAKQHQELIRRAVALLEQLTEQNKEPHQAALLGDYLDKFNNTYQERMEEGEETPPETLTHLALKLLIDLLFYSAPGGPRRFWLALLDRSRDGVAAV; this comes from the coding sequence ATGCGCTCTACTGTTAAGTCGCCTGCTTCATCTCGATGGGAAGAGCTTCCCCTGCCTTCCCAAGCTGACTCTGGCCAGCTAGACAATATTAAGGCTCATCTTGACCTGATATTGCTAGCTCTGGAGGCATTGGCAGGGATTGGCTCTGAAGCAATGCTACAAGCAGCTACAGACCTCAACCTAGAAGAGATGATCAGCGATCGCGTTGCTCTGTGGCGATTGCGGCAGTCGAGTCCGCTGCGTAAGGGCCAAGGGGGGCGGAAGAAATTGGATGTTGAGGAGGCGCGATCGCTTGTTTTAATCAGTTGTCATCTAGCCAAACAACACCAAGAATTAATTCGTCGGGCTGTGGCGCTACTCGAACAACTTACGGAGCAAAACAAAGAACCTCACCAAGCGGCGCTTCTAGGAGATTATTTAGACAAATTCAATAACACCTACCAAGAGCGGATGGAAGAAGGTGAGGAAACTCCGCCTGAAACTCTGACGCACTTGGCACTCAAGCTGCTAATTGACTTGCTATTTTACAGTGCCCCTGGTGGCCCTCGTCGTTTTTGGCTAGCCCTCTTGGATCGTTCACGGGATGGCGTAGCCGCTGTCTAA
- a CDS encoding glycosyltransferase, with product MNLLQIYPRLSPAIDGIGDYALNLAHGLSSRYGITTHFLTNRMAGQPRSAIAGFPVTEMAANTPEALLSAIPSNIDSILLHYSDYPYDPKYGTPFWLADALATMKQQRRLPLVIMFHEFPHFVLLRKTLYLLPWQSTAAWRIARCANTVLTNNSATQAQLEQRLHSPVTSIPVFSGMGEPSEISLLSERVRRMVVFGTPGRRSKVYRRSLGALINTCRRLNIAEICDIGPSLNLNTSELQGVPFVEMGEQPAEVVSELMLNSFAGFAHSQDNRRLSKSGVHAAYCAHGLVPVVTQAQSAPADRLLPYTNFFVADNQSSPVPLETCQAIADQAHAWYQDHNQAKNFELFAAKLLENSTKTIIS from the coding sequence ATGAACCTTTTGCAGATTTATCCCCGCTTATCACCTGCGATCGATGGTATTGGTGATTACGCTCTCAATTTAGCCCACGGGCTGAGCAGTCGCTATGGCATCACTACTCACTTCCTCACGAACCGCATGGCAGGACAACCGCGATCCGCGATCGCTGGCTTTCCAGTTACGGAAATGGCGGCAAATACCCCAGAAGCGTTGCTCAGCGCCATTCCTTCGAATATAGATAGCATCCTTCTACACTACTCTGACTATCCTTACGATCCCAAGTACGGGACTCCGTTCTGGCTTGCGGATGCTTTAGCCACCATGAAACAGCAACGCCGCCTTCCCTTGGTGATCATGTTTCATGAATTTCCCCACTTTGTCTTATTGCGAAAAACCTTGTATCTATTGCCTTGGCAGAGCACTGCTGCTTGGCGAATTGCCAGGTGTGCAAATACAGTGTTGACAAATAATTCAGCCACTCAAGCTCAGTTAGAGCAGCGTTTGCACTCTCCTGTGACCAGTATTCCTGTCTTTTCTGGGATGGGCGAACCGTCGGAGATTTCTTTGCTGAGTGAGCGAGTTCGACGGATGGTAGTGTTTGGTACGCCTGGACGTAGAAGTAAGGTTTATCGGCGATCGCTCGGCGCTCTGATTAATACTTGTCGCCGCCTCAACATTGCAGAAATTTGTGATATTGGCCCTTCACTTAATCTCAATACTTCCGAACTTCAGGGTGTCCCTTTCGTGGAAATGGGAGAACAACCTGCGGAGGTGGTGAGCGAATTGATGTTGAACTCATTCGCAGGTTTTGCGCACTCCCAGGACAATCGTAGGCTTTCAAAGTCTGGTGTGCATGCTGCTTATTGTGCCCATGGATTGGTTCCTGTGGTCACTCAAGCTCAATCTGCACCAGCCGATCGCCTGCTTCCCTATACAAACTTTTTCGTTGCGGATAATCAATCTTCTCCCGTCCCTTTAGAGACTTGTCAGGCGATCGCTGACCAGGCCCACGCTTGGTATCAAGACCACAATCAAGCCAAAAATTTCGAGCTATTTGCGGCTAAATTGCTGGAAAATTCTACTAAGACGATAATTTCGTAA
- a CDS encoding PD-(D/E)XK nuclease family protein, whose product MSSELQWLPHYTAKTVREQGKQYYVDDQGRRLPSVTTILNATKPKAHREALANWRDRVGPAEATRISGAASRRGTGTHKQIQRYLLGEEVVCSETVQPYWESIEPVLQEIHHIRLVEGFVFHDDLGYAGQVDCVASYQGVPCVCDWKTADKPKETLERLYDYPLQLVAYLGAANQLYQDHELNLAHGLLVVALPGLAAEVFWFESEALSAYWQQWEARVAEFWRRARYWAR is encoded by the coding sequence ATGTCCTCGGAATTGCAGTGGCTCCCTCACTACACCGCCAAAACGGTGCGAGAACAGGGCAAACAATATTACGTCGATGACCAAGGGAGGCGTTTGCCGAGTGTTACCACCATTCTTAATGCCACCAAGCCAAAGGCGCATCGGGAAGCCCTAGCAAATTGGCGCGATCGCGTGGGGCCAGCCGAAGCCACTCGCATTTCTGGGGCAGCAAGTCGGCGAGGGACAGGCACGCATAAGCAAATTCAGCGTTACTTATTAGGTGAAGAAGTCGTTTGCTCAGAAACAGTCCAACCTTACTGGGAGAGCATTGAGCCTGTATTACAAGAAATTCACCATATCCGTTTAGTCGAAGGCTTTGTCTTTCATGACGACCTAGGCTACGCCGGACAAGTGGACTGTGTAGCGAGCTACCAGGGGGTGCCCTGTGTTTGTGATTGGAAAACGGCTGACAAACCCAAGGAAACCCTAGAACGCCTTTACGATTACCCACTGCAACTGGTTGCCTACCTAGGTGCAGCCAATCAGCTCTATCAAGACCACGAACTAAACTTAGCGCATGGATTATTAGTCGTAGCGCTTCCTGGTCTAGCGGCAGAAGTATTTTGGTTTGAGTCAGAGGCCCTTAGCGCTTATTGGCAACAATGGGAAGCCAGAGTGGCAGAATTTTGGCGGCGAGCAAGGTATTGGGCTCGCTAG
- a CDS encoding HPP family protein, whose protein sequence is MKSYFPKLRRVDPVQSLQAPTQRRFRANNIRRFVRSKRWPQRFNSYVGKMRGTPVQLPQPNYKYIFWSWLGAFLAIATTGYSSAIAQAPMLIAPFGATCVLAFAAPESPLA, encoded by the coding sequence ATGAAAAGCTACTTTCCTAAACTGCGTAGAGTAGATCCAGTTCAGTCACTACAGGCTCCAACCCAACGACGCTTTAGAGCCAACAACATTAGGCGATTTGTTCGCTCCAAGCGTTGGCCTCAGAGATTTAACAGTTATGTGGGCAAAATGCGGGGAACTCCAGTTCAACTGCCGCAGCCGAATTACAAGTATATATTTTGGTCTTGGTTGGGCGCATTCCTCGCGATCGCCACAACAGGATACAGTTCTGCGATCGCTCAGGCTCCCATGCTAATTGCCCCGTTTGGAGCTACTTGTGTTCTAGCCTTTGCTGCCCCCGAAAGCCCTTTGGCCTAA